In Daphnia magna isolate NIES linkage group LG7, ASM2063170v1.1, whole genome shotgun sequence, a single genomic region encodes these proteins:
- the LOC123474620 gene encoding DNA polymerase theta-like isoform X4: MAVCCLLNWALMLELRILAHLSEDAGLCSVLSQPDGDVFRGIVSVWKKKKQEEVRDDERQKAKQICYGIVYGMGCKCLAEQLEVGEEEAQLFVNTFHARSTDVEKNSGGK, translated from the exons atggCTGTCTGCTGTCTGCTTAACTGGGCATTGATG TTGGAACTTCGAATATTGGCGCATTTGAGCGAAGACGCAGGTCTTTGTTCTGTTCTTAGCCAACCCGATGGCGATGTTTTCCGCGGCATTGTATcggtttggaaaaagaaaaagcaagaagaagTCAGAGACGATGAAAGGCAAAAAGCGAAACAAATCTGCTACGGGATTGTTTACGGCATGGGATGTAAATGTTTAGCCGAACAGTTGGAAGTCGGGGAAGAAGAGGCTCAACTCTTTGTTAACACTTTCCACGCAAG GTCAACCgatgtggaaaaaaattcaggaggaaaatga
- the LOC123474613 gene encoding carboxypeptidase A1-like, whose protein sequence is MKIHVQIFCALLSLAIATKVDYSGHMVIRVVPQTEEQVKFLSALESSSSIDFWTRSVAANRFTDIHVSPESYNRVARALLEHGMNHKIHIANLGVLGKEEQQSIALRRALASNNKAIDVENYHTYEEIMAYLADLASTNPLVSTLVAGTSVEGRQIVQATISSDRSANKPIAWFDCNIHAREWITAATCVWIIDTITSGYGTDAEITALVDQYDWKFVPVANPDGYAYSWSNDRLWRKNRAINSGSACVGLDLNRNFPSGFGGEGSSNLPCSETHHGVSALSEPESQTLDALIAADRGRVKAAISMHSYSQLWLSSYSYSSALPVEYPEMMNAMKAGVDALVATYGTPYEYGSTGTVLYIASGATTDHYYENEGVVHSYTIELRDKGRYGFQLPASQIVPTATKTWNGIKAFMNAI, encoded by the exons ATGAAGATTCATGTTCAGATCTTCTGTGCCTTACTTTCGCTTGCCATCGCCACCAAAGTCGACTACTCGGG gCATATGGTAATTCGAGTAGTCCCGCAGACAGAGGAGCAGGTGAAATTTTTAAGCGCTTTGGAATCAAGCAGCTCTATCGATTTCTGGACACGCTCAGTCGCCGCTAATCGATTCACCGACATTCACGTCAGTCCCGAATC ATACAATCGTGTTGCACGAGCTTTGCTTGAACATGGCATGAACCACAAAATTCATATTGCTAACCTGGGCGTAttgggaaaagaagaacagcAGAGCATCGCTCTTCGCCGAGCACTTGCCAGTAACAACAAGGCCATCGACGTGGAAAACTATCACACCTACGAGGAG ATCATGGCTTACTTGGCCGATTTGGCTAGCACCAACCCATTGGTATCTACATTGGTAGCAGGTACCAGTGTCGAAGGCCGTCAAATCGTTCAGGCGACCATCAGTAGCGATCGTTCTGCTAACAAACCGATTGCTTGGTTTGATTGCAACATTCACGCCAGGGAATGGATCACTGCGGCTACTTGCGTCTGGATCATCGATACG ATCACCAGTGGATATGGAACTGACGCCGAGATCACTGCGCTCGTTGATCAATACGACTGGAAGTTTGTGCCTGTTGCTAATCCGGACGGCTACGCCTACAGCTGGAGCAAT GACAGATTGTGGCGAAAAAATCGTGCGATTAACAGTGGCTCTGCCTGCGTCGGTCTTGATCTCAATCGCAACTTCCCGTCTGGTTTTGGTGGGGAAGGATCCTCCAACCTACCTTGCTCAGAGA CCCATCATGGAGTTTCAGCCTTGTCCGAGCCGGAGTCTCAGACTTTGGAC gcTCTAATTGCTGCTGATCGTGGAAGGGTCAAGGCAGCCATTTCTATGCATTCCTACTCCCAACTCTGGCTATCATCGTACTCTTATTCAAGTGCTCTGCCGGTCGAGTACCCTGAAATG ATGAATGCCATGAAAGCAGGCGTTGATGCACTCGTTGCTACTTATGGAACCCCTTACGAATACGGTAGCACAGGCACCGTCCTTT ACATCGCATCGGGCGCTACTACGGATCATTATTATGAAAACGAAGGCGTTGTCCATTCGTACACGATTGAGCTCCGCGATAAAGGACGGTACGGATTTCAACTGCCGGCATCACAAATTGTACCGACGGCCACTAAAACCTGGAACGGAATCAAGGCGTTCATGAATGCTATTTAA
- the LOC123474624 gene encoding DNA polymerase theta-like isoform X2, producing MAVCCLLNWALMLELRILAHLSEDAGLCSVLSQPDGDVFRGIVSVWKKKKQEEVRDDERQKAKQIFYGIVYGMGCKSLAEQLEVGEEEAQLFVNTFHARYPSQPMWKKIQEENELNC from the exons ATGGCTGTCTGCTGTCTGCTTAACTGGGCATTGATG TTGGAACTTCGAATATTGGCGCATTTGAGCGAAGACGCAGGTCTTTGTTCTGTTCTTAGCCAACCCGATGGCGATGTTTTCCGCGGCATTGTATcggtttggaaaaagaaaaagcaagaagaagTCAGAGACGATGAAAGGCAAAAAGCGAAACAAATCTTCTACGGGATTGTTTACGGCATGGGATGTAAAAGTTTAGCCGAACAGTTGGAAGTCGGGGAAGAAGAGGCTCAACTCTTTGTTAACACTTTCCACGCAAGGTATCCTA GTCAACCgatgtggaaaaaaattcaggaggaaaatgaattgaacTGCTGA
- the LOC123474624 gene encoding DNA polymerase theta-like isoform X1 produces MAVCCLLNWALMLELRILAHLSEDAGLCSVLSQPDGDVFRGIVSVWKKKKQEEVRDDERQKAKQIFYGIVYGMGCKSLAEQLEVGEEEAQLFVNTFHARYPSIQSFITNTVNQCRTNGFDDVDA; encoded by the exons ATGGCTGTCTGCTGTCTGCTTAACTGGGCATTGATG TTGGAACTTCGAATATTGGCGCATTTGAGCGAAGACGCAGGTCTTTGTTCTGTTCTTAGCCAACCCGATGGCGATGTTTTCCGCGGCATTGTATcggtttggaaaaagaaaaagcaagaagaagTCAGAGACGATGAAAGGCAAAAAGCGAAACAAATCTTCTACGGGATTGTTTACGGCATGGGATGTAAAAGTTTAGCCGAACAGTTGGAAGTCGGGGAAGAAGAGGCTCAACTCTTTGTTAACACTTTCCACGCAAGGTATCCTA GTATACAAAGCTTTATAACAAACACAGTTAACCAGTGCCGCACGAATGGatttgatgatgttgatgCCTAA
- the LOC123474620 gene encoding DNA polymerase theta-like isoform X2, with product MAVCCLLNWALMLELRILAHLSEDAGLCSVLSQPDGDVFRGIVSVWKKKKQEEVRDDERQKAKQICYGIVYGMGCKCLAEQLEVGEEEAQLFVNTFHARYTKLYNKHRSTDVEKNSGGK from the exons atggCTGTCTGCTGTCTGCTTAACTGGGCATTGATG TTGGAACTTCGAATATTGGCGCATTTGAGCGAAGACGCAGGTCTTTGTTCTGTTCTTAGCCAACCCGATGGCGATGTTTTCCGCGGCATTGTATcggtttggaaaaagaaaaagcaagaagaagTCAGAGACGATGAAAGGCAAAAAGCGAAACAAATCTGCTACGGGATTGTTTACGGCATGGGATGTAAATGTTTAGCCGAACAGTTGGAAGTCGGGGAAGAAGAGGCTCAACTCTTTGTTAACACTTTCCACGCAAG GTATACAAAGCTTTATAACAAACACAG GTCAACCgatgtggaaaaaaattcaggaggaaaatga
- the LOC123474611 gene encoding uncharacterized protein LOC123474611 has product MINHKKCNGNEMKASDNKYVFDHDPTPLKYWMSTVTAQITNCVLEKVQLYQQSEDTNFQTPIGTASATAGNLSHNHLTLVWDTTYTHHTAPINRLVESGVGTLTRQLEGENSFRLQDDENQLDFHLTLRPPCLPLQPNCTNRTSAYDVVGQPKLYLLTGEIKENSSSASTTTPPPPNAEIFSIPANIQYIRDQLTDHENELARLIQILQCDSRKAKHERAIAAAQYNGWLAASQLNLPQCTKLQALGRTAVVIQCKELNVTFDTVVTSCGPQPKFQNFTINLDGWELVKFSPCYWTNGFVNFNGKPYAFRNNTWDPIEANIILPEQSLAHSFRYEDVKFSDYEHRSNPAYSDTMLNHMNIMADIAAAMNEHSQDISSVREALSTSNVLITASNVGTYTSWWGKLKDYFYIGLLCVSGVVLMRICYCLGFFEMIRSLCCPKWRTSTTATSGSFEFNERLRDVISRNRE; this is encoded by the coding sequence ATGATTAACCATAAAAAGTGCAACGGAAATGAGATGAAAGCTTCGGATAATAAATATGTATTCGATCACGatccaacacctttgaaatattggatgaGTACAGTAACAGCACAAATTACTAACTGCGTCCTTGAAAAAGTGCAACTTTATCAACAAAGTGAAGACACTAACTTCCAGACACCTATTGGCACAGCATCCGCGACGGCAGGTAACTTGTCACATAATCATTTAACATTGGTATGGGACACTACCTACACGCATCACACCGCACCAATCAATCGACTTGTTGAATCTGGTGTCGGTACACTAACAAGACAGTTGGAAGGCGAAAACTCATTCCGTCTACAGGATGACGAAAATCAACTAGATTTTCACTTAACTCTTCGACCTCCTTGTCTTCCACTTCAACCCAATTGTACGAACCGTACATCAGCTTACGATGTCGTTGGTCAACCAAAATTATACCTTTTGACAGGAGAGATAaaggaaaattcttcttcagcaTCAACAACGACACCACCGCCACCTAACGCTGAAATTTTCAGTATACCAGCTAATATACAATATATTCGCGATCAACTCACCGATCACGAAAATGAATTAGCGAGACTAATTCAAATATTACAATGTGATTCCCGAAAGGCGAAACACGAACGAGCTATCGCAGCCGCTCAATATAATGGATGGTTAGCGGCTTCCCAATTAAACTTACCCCAGTGCACGAAACTCCAAGCTTTGGGTAGAACGGCAGTCGTCATTCAATGCAAAGAACTAAATGTCACATTTGACACCGTAGTGACCTCTTGCGGTCCACAACCAAAATTCCAAAACTTTACAATAAACCTTGATGGATGGGAACTTGTAAAATTTTCACCCTGTTATTGGACCAATGGATTTGTCAACTTTAATGGCAAGCCGTACGCATTCCGTAATAACACCTGGGACCCAATCGAGGCAAATATTATTTTACCTGAGCAGTCACTCGCCCACTCCTTTCGTTACGAAGATGTCAAATTTTCTGATTACGAACATCGCAGCAACCCAGCATACAGTGATACCATGCTTAACCACATGAATATCATGGCCGATATTGCGGCAGCTATGAACGAACACTCACAAGATATATCTTCGGTACGCGAAGCATTGAGTACCTCCAATGTTTTGATAACAGCATCCAATGTCGGGACCTACACCAGCTGGTGGGGAAAACTGAAGGATTATTTTTACATCGGTTTACTCTGTGTCTCCGGTGTGGTCCTCATGCGTATCTGCTATTGCTTGGGATTTTTCGAAATGATTCGGAGTCTATGCTGTCCCAAATGGAGAACTTCGACCACCGCAACTTCCGGATCTTTCGAATTCAATGAgagattacgggacgtaatctcaCGCAACCGGGAGTGA
- the LOC123474620 gene encoding DNA polymerase theta-like isoform X1 has product MAVCCLLNWALMLELRILAHLSEDAGLCSVLSQPDGDVFRGIVSVWKKKKQEEVRDDERQKAKQICYGIVYGMGCKCLAEQLEVGEEEAQLFVNTFHARYPSIQSFITNTGQPMWKKIQEENELSC; this is encoded by the exons atggCTGTCTGCTGTCTGCTTAACTGGGCATTGATG TTGGAACTTCGAATATTGGCGCATTTGAGCGAAGACGCAGGTCTTTGTTCTGTTCTTAGCCAACCCGATGGCGATGTTTTCCGCGGCATTGTATcggtttggaaaaagaaaaagcaagaagaagTCAGAGACGATGAAAGGCAAAAAGCGAAACAAATCTGCTACGGGATTGTTTACGGCATGGGATGTAAATGTTTAGCCGAACAGTTGGAAGTCGGGGAAGAAGAGGCTCAACTCTTTGTTAACACTTTCCACGCAAGGTATCCTA GTATACAAAGCTTTATAACAAACACAG GTCAACCgatgtggaaaaaaattcaggaggaaaatgaattgagCTGCTGA
- the LOC123474620 gene encoding DNA polymerase theta-like isoform X3, with translation MAVCCLLNWALMLELRILAHLSEDAGLCSVLSQPDGDVFRGIVSVWKKKKQEEVRDDERQKAKQICYGIVYGMGCKCLAEQLEVGEEEAQLFVNTFHARYPSQPMWKKIQEENELSC, from the exons atggCTGTCTGCTGTCTGCTTAACTGGGCATTGATG TTGGAACTTCGAATATTGGCGCATTTGAGCGAAGACGCAGGTCTTTGTTCTGTTCTTAGCCAACCCGATGGCGATGTTTTCCGCGGCATTGTATcggtttggaaaaagaaaaagcaagaagaagTCAGAGACGATGAAAGGCAAAAAGCGAAACAAATCTGCTACGGGATTGTTTACGGCATGGGATGTAAATGTTTAGCCGAACAGTTGGAAGTCGGGGAAGAAGAGGCTCAACTCTTTGTTAACACTTTCCACGCAAGGTATCCTA GTCAACCgatgtggaaaaaaattcaggaggaaaatgaattgagCTGCTGA
- the LOC123474624 gene encoding helicase and polymerase-containing protein TEBICHI-like isoform X3, translating into MAVCCLLNWALMLELRILAHLSEDAGLCSVLSQPDGDVFRGIVSVWKKKKQEEVRDDERQKAKQIFYGIVYGMGCKSLAEQLEVGEEEAQLFVNTFHARSTDVEKNSGGK; encoded by the exons ATGGCTGTCTGCTGTCTGCTTAACTGGGCATTGATG TTGGAACTTCGAATATTGGCGCATTTGAGCGAAGACGCAGGTCTTTGTTCTGTTCTTAGCCAACCCGATGGCGATGTTTTCCGCGGCATTGTATcggtttggaaaaagaaaaagcaagaagaagTCAGAGACGATGAAAGGCAAAAAGCGAAACAAATCTTCTACGGGATTGTTTACGGCATGGGATGTAAAAGTTTAGCCGAACAGTTGGAAGTCGGGGAAGAAGAGGCTCAACTCTTTGTTAACACTTTCCACGCAAG GTCAACCgatgtggaaaaaaattcaggaggaaaatga
- the LOC116926978 gene encoding trichoplein keratin filament-binding protein produces the protein MHTSISVGSHVCVPLFLSLQVVGFPFFLIDHVFFVLLIPYCINRTIMRLENNEIIRKREAETCRTETARSNDKYFQNCNIQTEKFDDWTSPRSAQLSHRQSKLRETEIDVETRRIKLKKLYQADRLKEEEAMKRIQKEEEKQKWECMKEKVQHFRHSKSAKLSEFLENKEHEKWKSTNDSFRVFESELKKQQQKEMWTIQLQQKEEEKARLMEEKKREAAQMERLVQEEKRRNELERQMELEKKQQWKKDLDAQVEQLRAMDFDANEKRREQERLMAEAAGLEAIKEEIQIKEEERAKRKQNGEFLTKQHLAKLRQRSKEVTADLEREMSFVEKLAESDRAQQKEKTRQDIMRFLELVENHRQIEKERLQQSEFLFQEEAKKLWEKRESEWEVERLARKKLMEDVITIQKKQIDERLLVARQERERLILDREELIRSLEGYHNQMKMKEMETKTKQFQTKVDLLAQIHQKQRSEEELIRQEEQKRKHQEIMEAAHSQKHWNISMDKLKL, from the exons ATGCACACAAGCATTTCCGTAGGTTCTCATGTTTGCGTACCCCTGTTTTTATCGCTTCAGgtggttggttttcctttttttctcatcgaccatgtctttttcgttttgttgaTACCATATTGTATCAATCGAACCATCATGCGAttagaaaataatgaaatcaTTCGTAAACGTGAAGCTGAAACTTGCCGAACCGAGACAGCTCGATCAAACGACAagtattttcaaaattgtaaCATACAAACCGAGAAGTTTGACGATTGGACATCCCCAAGAAGTGCACAGTTGAGCCATCGTCAGTCCAAACTCCGTGAAACAGAAATAGATGTGGAAACTCGAAGaataaaacttaaaaagtTATATCAAGCAGATAGATTAAAGGAAGAAGAGGCAAtgaaaagaattcaaaaagaagaagaaaagcaaaaatgggaatgtatgaaagaaaaagtacaACATTTTCGGCACTCTAAAAGTGCAAAACTGAGTGAATTCTTAGAAAACAAGGAGCACGAAAAGTGGAAATCTACCAATGATTCTTTCAGAGTGTTTGAATctgaattgaaaaaacaacaacagaaagaaATGTGGACGATACAGCTACAACAGAAAGAAGAGGAGAAAGCTAGGTtaatggaagaaaagaaaagggaggcTGCACAAATGGAACGCTTGgttcaagaagaaaagagaaggaatGAACTTGAACGACAGATGGaattggaaaagaaacagcAGTGGAAAAAAGATTTGGATGCTCAAGTTGAACAATTGAG GGCAATGGACTTTGATGCGAATGAAAAACGACGAGAACAGGAGAGATTGATGGCAGAAGCTGCAGGGTTGGAGGctatcaaagaagaaatacagataaaagaagaagaaagagcaaaaagaaaacaaaatgg AGAATTTTTGACCAAACAACATTTGGCAAAACTGAGGCAACGTTCGAAAGAAGTGACCGCTGATCTGGAAAGAGAAATGAGTTTCGTGGAAAAACTTGCTGAAAGTGATCGtgcacaacaaaaagaaaaaacacgtCAGGATATAATGCGATTTTTAGAACTCGTTGAAAACCATCGTCAAATTGAGAAAGAACGTTTGCAGCAGAGCGAGTTTTTGTTCCA GGAAGAGGCAAAAAAACTGtgggaaaaaagagaatcagAGTGGGAAGTTGAAAGATTAGCTCGCAAAAAGTTAATGGAAGACGTGATAACGATCCAGAAAAAACAG atTGACGAGAGACTACTTGTAGCACGACAAGAAAGGGAGCGACTTATACTTGATCGGGAGGAACTTATTCGCTCGCTCGAGGGCTACCACAATCAAATGAAGATGAAAGAGATGGAGACCAAAACTAAACAGTTTCAAACGAAAGTGGATCTGTTAGCCCAAATTCATCAAAAACAACGTAGTGAAGAAGAATTAATTAGGCAAGAAGAGCAAAAACGCAAACATCAAGAAATCATGGAAGCAGCTCACAGCCAAAAACATTGGAATATATCAATGGATAAACTCAAACTTTAA